A single Zootoca vivipara chromosome 1, rZooViv1.1, whole genome shotgun sequence DNA region contains:
- the APLNR gene encoding apelin receptor, translating into MESSNDTDSYPGILECDYEDWSSSRILIPSIYLLVFFLGTTGNGLVLWTIFRGGQEKRRSADTFIANLAVADLTFVVTLPLWATYVILDYDWPFGSFACKLSSYLVFVNMYASVFCLTGLSFDRYLAIVRPIANAKLRSKVSGLLVTLTLWAMAVLLALPAMIFRSTTIFTGTDKVTCYMNFSSVATDETEQVWEAGLGLSSTLLGFVLPFAIMLTCYFFIARTIAGHFRKERTEGLRKRKRLLTIIIVLVATFAVCWLPFHFVKTIYMLMDWGVMPLSCGFHAFLSNLHPYSSCLAYINSCLNPFLYAFFDPRFRQACAAVLCCSPGHLAASGGDKSASYSSGHSQNHLGKGGEAQREKQCPDSQETLLRG; encoded by the coding sequence ATGGAGTCCAGCAACGATACCGACAGCTACCCAGGCATTCTGGAGTGTGACTACGAGGACTGGAGTTCATCCAGGATCCTGATTCCCTCCATCTACTTGCTGGTTTTCTTCCTAGGCACCACCGGCAACGGCCTGGTACTATGGACCATTTTCCGCGGAGGCCAGGAGAAACGGCGGTCTGCAGACACGTTCATTGCCAACCTGGCAGTGGCCGACCTCACCTTTGTGGTCACCTTGCCGCTTTGGGCTACCTACGTCATCCTGGACTACGACTGGCCCTTTGGCTCATTTGCCTGCAAGCTCAGCAGCTACCTGGTCTTTGTCAACATGTACGCCAGTGTCTTCTGCCTCACAGGGCTCAGCTTTGACCGCTACCTGGCCATCGTCCGCCCCATTGCAAATGCCAAGCTGAGGTCCAAGGTCAGTGGGCTTTTGGTGACCCTGACCCTCTGGGCCATGGCAGTCCTCCTAGCCTTGCCAGCCATGATCTTCCGGAGCACAACCATCTTCACTGGGACAGACAAAGTGACGTGCTACATGAATTTCTCCAGTGTGGCCACTGATGAGACCGAACAGGTCTGGGAAGCAGGTCTGGGCTTGTCTTCCACCCTTCTGGGCTTTGTGCTTCCCTTTGCCATCATGCTGACCTGCTACTTCTTCATTGCCCGCACCATCGCCGGCCACTTCCGAAAGGAGCGCACCGAAGGGCTGAGGAAGCGGAAGCGCTTGCTGACCATCATCATCGTCCTGGTGGCCACCTTCGCCGTGTGCTGGCTGCCCTTCCACTTTGTGAAGACCATCTACATGCTGATGGACTGGGGGGTGATGCCCTTGTCTTGCGGCTTCCATGCCTTCCTCAGCAACCTCCACCCGTACAGCAGCTGCTTGGCCTACATCAACAGCTGCCTCAATCCTTTCCTCTATGCCTTCTTTGACCCCCGCTTCCGGCAGGCCTGCGCTGCCGTCCTCTGCTGCAGCCCAGGACATTTGGCAGCATCTGGCGGGGACAAGTCGGCCAGCTACTCCTCCGGCCACAGCCAGAACCACCTGGGAAAAGGAGGAGAGGCGCAGCGGGAGAAGCAGTGCCCTGACAGCCAGGAGACTCTGCTCCGGGGATAA